In the genome of Croceimicrobium hydrocarbonivorans, one region contains:
- the murA gene encoding UDP-N-acetylglucosamine 1-carboxyvinyltransferase: MGTFQITGGQRLSGSITPQGAKNEALQIICATLLTAERVTISNIPDIVDVNKLIDILADLGVKVQRKGHGIYSFKADDLNLDYLESDEFKVKGASLRGSIMIVGPLLARFGKGYIPKPGGDKIGRRRLDTHFEGFQKLGAKFRYKPGESFYGVEAKKLKGAYMLLDEASVTGTANIVMAAALAEGTTTIYNAACEPYLQQLCKMLNRMGAKISGIGSNLLSIEGVSELGGCDHRVLPDMIEIGSWIGMAAMTSSELRIKDVSFDDLGVIPTVFSKMGIKVQRENDDLIVPQQDHYEIETFIDGSILTIADAPWPGFTPDLLSIALVVATQARGSVLIHQKMFESRLFFVDKLIDMGAQIILCDPHRATVIGMDKATPLKATTMTSPDIRAGISLLIAALSAEGTSTIHNIEQIDRGYENIDERLRAIGAQIVRVN; this comes from the coding sequence TTGGGAACTTTTCAAATCACCGGCGGACAACGCCTAAGCGGCTCCATCACTCCACAAGGAGCTAAGAATGAAGCCCTGCAAATAATCTGTGCCACCCTGCTTACCGCGGAGCGTGTTACCATTTCCAATATCCCGGATATTGTAGATGTAAATAAGCTTATCGACATCTTGGCCGACCTGGGTGTTAAAGTACAACGCAAGGGCCATGGCATTTACAGCTTTAAAGCCGATGACCTTAATTTGGATTATCTCGAATCGGATGAATTCAAAGTAAAGGGCGCTTCCTTAAGAGGAAGTATTATGATTGTTGGTCCTTTATTAGCGCGCTTTGGCAAAGGTTATATCCCAAAACCAGGAGGTGATAAAATTGGCCGTCGTCGTTTGGATACCCACTTTGAAGGTTTCCAGAAATTAGGCGCCAAATTCCGTTATAAACCCGGCGAGTCCTTTTATGGTGTAGAAGCTAAAAAACTTAAGGGCGCTTACATGCTTTTGGATGAAGCTTCAGTAACCGGTACCGCCAATATTGTAATGGCAGCGGCTTTGGCCGAAGGAACTACTACCATTTATAATGCCGCTTGCGAACCTTATTTGCAACAGCTTTGCAAAATGCTGAATCGCATGGGCGCTAAAATTTCCGGTATTGGTTCCAATTTATTAAGTATTGAAGGCGTAAGCGAATTAGGAGGCTGCGATCACCGTGTGCTTCCCGATATGATTGAGATCGGATCTTGGATCGGTATGGCCGCCATGACCTCCTCAGAATTGCGCATCAAAGACGTAAGCTTCGATGATTTGGGCGTAATCCCTACTGTATTCAGTAAAATGGGAATTAAGGTGCAGCGTGAAAACGATGACTTGATTGTACCCCAACAGGATCATTACGAGATTGAAACCTTTATAGATGGATCTATCCTTACCATTGCAGATGCTCCCTGGCCAGGCTTTACACCAGACCTATTGAGTATTGCCTTGGTAGTAGCCACTCAGGCCAGAGGATCGGTATTGATCCACCAGAAAATGTTTGAGAGTCGACTGTTCTTTGTCGACAAACTTATAGATATGGGTGCACAGATTATTCTTTGCGATCCACACCGTGCTACAGTTATTGGTATGGACAAGGCCACGCCGCTAAAGGCAACCACCATGACCAGCCCCGATATCCGCGCCGGAATCTCATTGCTGATTGCTGCCTTGAGCGCTGAAGGCACCAGCACCATCCACAATATTGAGCAAATCGACCGTGGATATGAGAATATCGATGAACGCCTCCGGGCAATTGGCGCACAAATTGTAAGAGTTAACTAA
- a CDS encoding T9SS type A sorting domain-containing protein, which produces MKKIVTLLFASLTLSTLAWGTWQVQLKLSHAPTEMKEKDAGETETKKPAHPNASSLQQAAAACSNSYYIGYATGFENDTLFQSPQCWESGLVNTMGFGSAAQVENYDPFSGSKHVVLFNEFGDTTMLISPQFGDLSLGQKQIRFMAGTSDTSSTLVIGSMPNQTNLSAFQAFDTIHFTESSQYREYIIPVTAANGYNMQDSHLAFLHGNESTFTTLFIDEVEYDTIPPCQKVTNPFLVSIGDTSVGIDFNDNTGNFRFHWGPRGYTQGTVTSQGDSLLSTAPAQIHPLQANTEYELYIFRDCGSEISDSSQAFFFTTGCSPFQAPYFNNFENEALYDEPNCWTPSLAGNGGNRTEVKSYNNGSSAFSGTQHLEFFLSGSTNASHRTMLISPSFSDLNLGDKQIRFMAAATRGDASFLIGTVDNPLNPGSFQQLDSIFIPSSSPTRDFPSYSEFITEISSSNGYNGTDSYIAIVLSKSSASYGNIYIDDFHYELVPACNPPSFNSLALNNITTNSAQLNWTTGQGIHSQIKWGNAGFDPNIAGDSINDNSGSFLISGLNSNTAYEVYLRDSCSNGSYTYWLGPLSFSTACTEIAAPYLENFDGANWAMGNGFDNAGDTIDNCWWRSPVNGGQYRWTVGNGPSPGFGTGPDQDVSGSGNYIYSHGSYGFSGDSAILESPRIDISALSQPFLSFAVHRFGPNMPALAVLIDSSGTWREITRISGSPQNSSVAPFQNIGIDISSYPDTVQIRFVIVSNGPNSGDCSIDELSIDEAPTCPDPVGLAAALQNDSTANLSWSAVGAAGSYEIWFGPQGFYQGTTTTGGTKTTSNNAQKLLDSLTANTFYEFVVRGICGPGDSSNWVGPHRFKTPCTSFSAPYFEDFENFNMGNTPDCYEGLLSAAGSIEVTGNQFSSGSQSVQIYNDFFPSDLILVSPNFSDMDLGNKRIRFKARNSSAPSEDLIVGTISNPSDINSFQALDTIHLNTNFNTYTLNFDASTGYNMTDKNFAFKHGVLNSFEPIYIDELHYELIPSCAEPTNLNLVSSTATSADVSWNGTTGQYEYEYGIKGFSIGSGTRVSTSATTATVGLQAANVPNQVFVRSICAPGDTSLWAGPIDISVSPILCDDFEAYNLGTFKGQSTLFESLSINDVTEISNLQASSGTQSMHVVAFGLDASNTGASFNPIDSGQIEVSMAVYIPMGNSGFINFFKDYQNSNLAFSLDFFGGTANVLAPNGFGPPNTVGTFNYSTGVWFDVDQIIDFDLDTCYIKINGQDQGIGWSYSQNAFFPPAQLTGLSFVAPGSFGGSNEFFIDDFCITELQDNNCASPSFTQVAFTSCDSVVVEFGDLGDTLIVEYGLNGFNPGSGTIISGTDSLVSLDQLLANHTYEVYYQNICNGVDSSDWEGPISFQTDSVPLPNAAFTYSIVDSLGMQWISVDASGSSQSHQYHWDFGNGQQDTGMMASSSYSQNGPVDVQLIVSNACGSDTLVQSFTVNIGLADYHIRALSMYPNPVESILNIEVPSEMRGKIRVQLFNSSGQEVWNESLIQNDPILKLPLQSLPQGMYHIRLEGGQLQRQGTLVKH; this is translated from the coding sequence ATGAAAAAGATCGTCACCCTGCTTTTTGCATCCCTGACGCTTAGTACCCTCGCCTGGGGAACCTGGCAGGTGCAATTAAAGCTCAGCCATGCTCCTACCGAAATGAAGGAGAAAGATGCCGGGGAAACAGAAACTAAAAAACCGGCTCATCCAAATGCTTCTAGCCTACAACAAGCTGCAGCCGCATGCAGCAATAGCTATTATATTGGATACGCCACTGGTTTTGAAAATGACACCCTCTTTCAAAGTCCACAATGCTGGGAATCCGGTTTAGTGAATACCATGGGCTTTGGTTCCGCCGCGCAAGTAGAAAATTACGATCCTTTTAGTGGTTCTAAGCATGTGGTACTCTTCAATGAATTTGGAGATACAACCATGCTGATCTCACCCCAATTTGGTGATCTCAGCCTAGGTCAAAAGCAAATCCGCTTTATGGCTGGCACCAGTGATACCAGCTCCACCTTGGTTATCGGATCTATGCCCAACCAAACTAATCTCTCGGCTTTTCAAGCATTCGATACCATTCATTTTACTGAAAGCTCACAATACCGAGAATATATAATTCCAGTTACAGCTGCCAATGGCTATAATATGCAAGATAGCCACCTCGCTTTCTTACATGGCAACGAATCTACTTTCACTACTCTCTTTATCGATGAAGTAGAATACGACACCATCCCTCCTTGCCAAAAGGTGACCAATCCCTTTTTGGTTTCGATTGGAGATACTAGCGTTGGTATCGACTTCAATGACAATACCGGCAACTTTCGCTTTCACTGGGGGCCACGTGGTTATACTCAGGGAACCGTTACCAGCCAAGGTGATTCGCTATTAAGCACCGCCCCGGCTCAAATTCACCCTTTACAAGCCAATACCGAATACGAACTCTACATCTTTAGAGATTGTGGTTCTGAAATTTCAGATTCTAGTCAAGCTTTCTTTTTCACCACCGGCTGTAGTCCTTTCCAAGCACCCTATTTTAATAACTTCGAAAATGAAGCCCTCTATGATGAACCCAATTGTTGGACACCCAGCTTAGCAGGAAATGGCGGCAATAGAACGGAAGTAAAATCCTATAACAATGGTAGCAGTGCCTTTAGTGGAACGCAACACCTAGAGTTTTTCCTCAGCGGAAGCACTAATGCTAGTCATCGCACCATGTTGATTAGTCCCTCCTTTTCAGACTTAAACCTTGGCGACAAACAAATCCGCTTTATGGCCGCCGCTACCAGAGGTGACGCCTCCTTCCTAATTGGCACGGTAGACAATCCCTTAAACCCAGGAAGTTTCCAGCAATTGGATAGCATTTTTATCCCGAGTAGCAGTCCCACTCGCGACTTCCCAAGCTATTCCGAATTCATCACCGAAATTAGCAGCAGCAATGGCTACAATGGAACGGACTCCTACATTGCCATTGTCCTAAGTAAAAGCAGTGCCTCCTATGGAAACATTTATATCGATGATTTCCACTATGAGCTCGTTCCTGCCTGTAATCCACCTTCATTCAATAGCCTAGCTTTAAACAATATCACCACCAATAGTGCACAGTTAAATTGGACTACTGGTCAAGGTATTCACAGTCAAATTAAATGGGGAAATGCTGGCTTCGATCCTAATATCGCTGGTGATTCCATCAACGATAACAGTGGCAGCTTCCTAATCAGCGGCCTAAATTCAAATACCGCCTACGAGGTCTATCTAAGAGACTCTTGTAGCAATGGATCTTACACCTATTGGTTAGGCCCCCTAAGCTTTAGCACCGCTTGTACCGAAATTGCCGCGCCCTATCTCGAGAACTTCGATGGAGCTAATTGGGCTATGGGTAACGGATTCGATAATGCTGGCGACACCATTGACAATTGTTGGTGGCGCAGTCCTGTAAATGGCGGTCAATACCGATGGACAGTTGGTAATGGCCCCTCACCCGGCTTTGGCACTGGACCGGATCAAGATGTGTCTGGTAGTGGTAACTATATATACAGTCATGGTTCTTATGGCTTTTCTGGAGACAGTGCCATTTTAGAGAGTCCACGTATCGACATATCGGCATTAAGCCAGCCCTTCTTGAGCTTTGCAGTTCATCGCTTTGGGCCTAATATGCCAGCGCTTGCCGTACTAATCGACTCCAGCGGAACATGGCGAGAAATTACTCGCATTAGCGGCAGTCCTCAAAATAGCAGTGTAGCTCCTTTCCAAAATATCGGAATTGATATCTCTAGCTATCCCGATACGGTGCAAATTCGCTTTGTAATTGTGAGTAATGGTCCTAATAGCGGTGATTGCTCCATTGATGAACTAAGCATTGACGAAGCACCAACTTGTCCTGATCCGGTAGGATTAGCAGCTGCATTGCAGAATGACAGTACCGCCAATTTAAGCTGGTCGGCCGTTGGTGCTGCTGGTTCCTATGAAATATGGTTTGGTCCCCAAGGATTTTATCAAGGAACTACCACTACCGGAGGCACTAAAACTACCTCCAACAATGCTCAAAAGCTTCTGGATAGTTTAACGGCAAATACTTTCTATGAATTTGTAGTTCGTGGAATTTGTGGCCCTGGCGACAGTTCAAACTGGGTAGGCCCCCACCGCTTTAAGACCCCTTGTACTTCATTTAGTGCTCCTTATTTCGAAGACTTTGAAAACTTCAATATGGGTAATACCCCTGATTGTTACGAGGGATTGCTTTCTGCTGCTGGGAGCATTGAAGTAACTGGCAATCAATTTTCCAGCGGAAGTCAAAGTGTTCAAATCTATAATGACTTCTTCCCTAGCGACCTAATTCTTGTGAGTCCCAATTTCAGTGACATGGATCTCGGCAATAAGCGCATCCGCTTTAAAGCGAGAAACAGCAGCGCTCCTAGCGAAGATTTAATTGTGGGCACCATCAGTAATCCTAGTGATATCAACAGTTTCCAAGCGTTGGACACCATTCACTTGAACACAAATTTTAATACCTATACCCTCAATTTTGATGCCTCTACCGGTTACAATATGACGGACAAGAACTTCGCTTTCAAGCACGGAGTTTTGAACTCATTCGAGCCTATCTATATTGATGAGTTGCATTATGAGCTCATTCCCAGTTGTGCAGAGCCCACCAACCTTAATTTGGTATCCTCTACTGCCACTTCAGCGGATGTTTCATGGAATGGCACTACCGGTCAATATGAATACGAATATGGCATTAAAGGCTTTAGCATAGGTAGTGGTACCCGAGTAAGTACTTCGGCCACTACTGCAACGGTAGGCTTACAAGCGGCCAATGTTCCCAATCAGGTATTTGTGCGTTCTATCTGTGCGCCTGGAGATACCAGTCTTTGGGCAGGCCCTATCGACATTTCAGTGAGCCCCATTCTCTGTGATGATTTCGAGGCCTATAATCTGGGTACCTTTAAGGGTCAATCCACCCTTTTTGAATCCCTGAGTATTAATGATGTTACCGAAATCAGCAATTTACAAGCTAGCTCAGGAACCCAATCTATGCACGTAGTTGCCTTTGGACTGGATGCCAGCAATACTGGTGCCTCTTTCAACCCAATTGACAGCGGGCAAATTGAGGTTTCTATGGCAGTTTATATTCCGATGGGGAACTCTGGCTTCATCAATTTCTTCAAGGATTATCAAAACTCCAATCTGGCTTTTAGCCTGGATTTCTTTGGAGGTACGGCGAATGTTTTAGCTCCCAATGGATTTGGACCACCTAATACCGTAGGTACCTTTAACTACAGCACTGGAGTATGGTTTGATGTAGATCAAATTATCGACTTCGATCTGGATACCTGCTATATTAAAATTAATGGTCAAGATCAAGGTATCGGCTGGAGCTACAGTCAGAACGCCTTTTTCCCACCTGCTCAATTAACCGGCTTAAGCTTTGTTGCCCCAGGAAGTTTCGGGGGTTCTAATGAATTTTTTATTGATGATTTCTGTATCACTGAATTACAGGATAATAATTGTGCTAGTCCATCCTTCACCCAAGTGGCATTTACTAGCTGCGATAGTGTGGTAGTAGAATTTGGAGATCTTGGGGACACCCTGATAGTGGAATACGGCCTTAATGGTTTTAATCCAGGAAGCGGAACTATTATTAGTGGTACAGATTCGCTGGTGAGTCTGGATCAATTGCTAGCTAATCATACTTATGAAGTTTATTATCAGAACATTTGCAATGGCGTAGATAGCTCTGACTGGGAAGGTCCGATTAGCTTCCAAACCGATTCGGTGCCCCTACCAAATGCTGCCTTCACCTATAGCATTGTAGACAGCCTGGGCATGCAATGGATCTCTGTAGACGCATCCGGCAGC
- a CDS encoding peroxiredoxin family protein, whose translation MNIFRKPLFIIGLAALSFVGLSFVEGLNKMPDEEQSRGLGIGSKAPEIEMNDPNGQVRKLSDLQGKVVLIDFWAAWCKPCRRENPNVVATYNDYKNTSFKEGEGFTVLSVSLDQNKSQWIAAIEQDKLAWENHVSDLKGWSNAAAATYGVQSIPATFLIGGDGTILAKNLRGRALRNVLEKMKK comes from the coding sequence ATGAACATCTTTAGAAAACCCCTATTCATTATCGGACTAGCCGCTTTAAGCTTTGTTGGACTAAGCTTTGTGGAAGGTTTGAATAAAATGCCGGATGAGGAGCAAAGCCGCGGCCTAGGTATTGGCAGCAAAGCTCCAGAGATTGAAATGAATGATCCTAATGGACAAGTACGGAAGCTCTCCGACCTCCAGGGAAAAGTGGTATTGATCGACTTCTGGGCCGCTTGGTGTAAACCTTGTCGCCGAGAGAACCCTAATGTGGTAGCCACTTATAATGACTACAAAAATACCAGCTTTAAGGAAGGCGAAGGCTTTACCGTTTTAAGTGTATCTCTGGATCAAAACAAGAGTCAGTGGATTGCCGCCATCGAACAAGATAAATTGGCCTGGGAAAATCATGTGAGTGATCTGAAAGGTTGGAGCAATGCTGCAGCGGCCACTTACGGAGTTCAGTCCATTCCTGCCACCTTCCTAATAGGCGGCGATGGAACCATCCTTGCCAAAAACCTGCGCGGTCGTGCCTTGCGAAATGTGCTGGAAAAAATGAAGAAATAA
- a CDS encoding DUF4290 domain-containing protein translates to MEYNTSRPRMIIPEYGRNVQRMVDYLLTIENRDERNKQARNLIAIIANLNPQVYETDDDPEHKLWDHLYIMSDFKLDVDSPYPPPAPESLLEKPQPVEYPQTSRRYRHYGNITRKMIDYAVALEEGDEKTALTEALANVMKKNYIVWNKDHVEDDVILNNLKEMSNNKLQVADVSLSEKRDLLQNHGGNKHNHKNKRNNNNRSKRKINKKK, encoded by the coding sequence ATGGAATACAATACTAGCAGACCCCGCATGATCATCCCTGAGTATGGTCGTAATGTTCAGCGCATGGTAGACTACCTGCTGACCATCGAAAATCGGGACGAACGCAATAAACAAGCTCGTAATCTAATCGCCATTATCGCGAACCTGAATCCTCAGGTATACGAGACCGATGATGATCCTGAGCACAAGTTATGGGACCATTTATATATTATGTCTGATTTCAAATTGGATGTAGATTCTCCCTATCCTCCTCCCGCGCCAGAAAGCTTATTGGAAAAGCCTCAGCCAGTGGAGTATCCTCAAACCAGTCGACGTTACCGTCATTACGGAAATATTACCCGTAAAATGATTGACTACGCCGTAGCGCTGGAAGAAGGTGACGAAAAAACCGCGCTTACTGAGGCCTTGGCCAATGTGATGAAGAAAAATTACATCGTTTGGAATAAAGACCATGTTGAAGATGATGTAATTCTGAACAACCTCAAGGAGATGTCGAACAACAAATTGCAGGTTGCAGATGTAAGTCTTTCCGAGAAACGGGATTTGTTGCAAAATCATGGTGGAAACAAACACAACCACAAAAACAAACGCAACAACAATAACCGTTCGAAGCGAAAAATCAACAAGAAAAAATAA
- a CDS encoding ATP-dependent helicase: MTDFLQGLNPPQKAAVEATEGPIMVIAGAGSGKTRVLTMRIAYLMANKGVDPFNILSLTFTNKAAREMKERIGKIVGPSEAKNIWMGTFHSVFARILRVEGHLLGYPSNFTIYDAEDSKKAINNVIKELNLDKEIYKTGNVARRISAFKNGLITPREYFNSPDLQEQDAAARMPQLGDVFNAYNEKNFRAGAMDFDDILLQTYTLLRNFPEVLAKYQDRFRYIMVDEYQDTNHAQYLIVKALANRFQNICVVGDDAQSIYAFRGANIQNILNFQRDYDNVQVYKLEQNYRSTKNIVGAANSLIAKNKNQLPKNVFTENDGGDQIVVHKTVSDSDEGAWVARTIFERQMNEHFDYSDFAILYRTNAQSRAMEDNLRRKNIPYRIYGGLSFYQRKEVKDLLAYCRLAINPKDEEALRRTINYPKRGIGDTTVERLTVKANQENRAIWEILENIDFFPDLDINRGAINKLKDYVTKINSYRILAENSDAFEVVNHISKTSGLMRTLGEDKTPEGVSRVENIEELLNSVKEFVEGQAEIEEGNPKLEGFMQDVALLTDQDKDDPNDRNKVSLMTIHLAKGLEFPVVFIVGMEENLFPSMMTVNSRADLEEERRLFYVALTRAEKQAYLSFAQMRYRWGKLVDCEPSRFLEEIDDKYLNQSTPEFSPFLSPEELQGFRQKRPNTAAQRNPMAGGDRRSARPQRNSPRSPVRPPAGMKKLSDQDSVSGNFEIHTDLDAGQRVKHPRFGMGEIKSMEGSGANKKAIIHFENVGEKKLLLKFAKLEKI, translated from the coding sequence GTGACGGACTTCCTCCAGGGACTCAACCCACCTCAAAAAGCCGCGGTAGAAGCTACCGAGGGCCCCATTATGGTTATTGCCGGTGCCGGCTCGGGAAAAACCCGGGTGCTGACCATGCGCATTGCTTACCTCATGGCAAATAAAGGTGTGGACCCTTTTAATATCCTTTCCCTGACCTTTACCAATAAAGCCGCTCGCGAAATGAAAGAGCGGATTGGTAAAATTGTTGGCCCCTCCGAGGCTAAGAATATTTGGATGGGAACCTTTCACTCGGTATTCGCTCGCATTTTAAGGGTTGAAGGCCACCTCTTAGGCTACCCTTCCAACTTCACTATTTACGATGCCGAAGACAGTAAGAAGGCCATTAATAATGTTATCAAGGAATTGAACCTTGATAAAGAGATTTATAAGACCGGCAATGTAGCCCGCAGAATCTCGGCCTTTAAGAACGGCTTGATCACCCCTCGGGAGTATTTCAACAGCCCTGACCTTCAGGAACAAGATGCCGCTGCACGCATGCCCCAATTAGGTGATGTGTTTAATGCCTATAATGAGAAAAACTTTAGGGCCGGAGCAATGGATTTTGATGATATCCTGCTTCAAACCTATACCCTTTTGCGGAACTTCCCAGAAGTATTAGCCAAATACCAGGATCGCTTTCGCTACATCATGGTGGATGAGTATCAGGATACCAACCACGCTCAGTACCTTATTGTAAAGGCCCTGGCCAACCGTTTTCAGAACATTTGTGTGGTTGGTGATGATGCTCAGAGTATCTATGCCTTCCGGGGAGCGAACATTCAGAACATCCTCAACTTCCAGCGCGACTATGACAATGTGCAAGTCTATAAGCTGGAGCAGAATTACCGCAGTACCAAAAATATTGTTGGAGCAGCGAATAGCCTGATTGCGAAAAACAAGAATCAGCTTCCTAAAAATGTATTCACCGAAAATGATGGCGGCGATCAAATCGTGGTTCATAAAACCGTAAGTGATTCCGATGAAGGAGCCTGGGTAGCACGCACTATTTTCGAAAGACAGATGAATGAGCATTTCGACTATTCGGACTTTGCCATTCTCTATCGCACCAATGCCCAATCTCGGGCCATGGAAGATAATCTTCGCCGCAAGAATATCCCCTATCGCATTTATGGCGGACTTTCCTTCTATCAACGTAAGGAAGTAAAAGACCTTTTGGCTTATTGCCGATTGGCTATTAACCCTAAGGATGAGGAAGCCTTGCGTCGCACCATAAATTATCCCAAGCGAGGTATTGGCGACACCACCGTTGAAAGGCTTACTGTAAAAGCCAATCAGGAGAATCGCGCTATCTGGGAAATTTTGGAAAACATCGACTTCTTCCCAGATTTAGATATTAATCGCGGGGCGATAAACAAGTTGAAAGACTATGTTACCAAGATCAATAGCTACCGCATCTTAGCGGAGAACTCCGATGCCTTTGAGGTGGTGAATCACATCTCCAAAACCTCTGGCCTGATGCGCACCTTGGGTGAGGATAAAACCCCAGAAGGAGTTAGTCGGGTAGAGAATATTGAAGAATTGCTGAACTCCGTAAAAGAGTTTGTAGAAGGTCAGGCTGAGATCGAAGAAGGAAACCCCAAACTGGAAGGTTTCATGCAAGATGTGGCCTTATTAACCGATCAAGATAAAGATGATCCCAATGATCGGAATAAGGTATCACTAATGACGATTCACTTGGCAAAGGGATTAGAGTTTCCGGTGGTATTTATCGTGGGGATGGAGGAAAACCTCTTCCCTAGCATGATGACCGTAAACAGTCGGGCTGACCTGGAAGAAGAACGCCGTCTTTTCTACGTTGCCCTCACTCGCGCCGAGAAGCAAGCCTATCTATCTTTTGCCCAAATGCGTTATCGCTGGGGTAAATTGGTCGATTGTGAGCCTTCACGTTTCCTAGAGGAAATAGACGATAAATATCTCAATCAAAGTACTCCTGAATTTAGCCCTTTCCTATCACCGGAAGAACTACAAGGCTTTCGCCAGAAACGCCCGAATACCGCAGCACAACGCAATCCCATGGCTGGTGGTGATCGACGCAGCGCTCGGCCGCAGCGCAATAGTCCCCGAAGCCCGGTACGCCCACCGGCTGGTATGAAGAAATTGAGCGATCAAGATTCTGTAAGCGGCAATTTCGAAATCCATACTGACCTTGATGCCGGACAAAGAGTAAAGCATCCACGCTTTGGTATGGGCGAAATTAAATCCATGGAAGGCAGCGGTGCCAACAAAAAGGCCATCATTCACTTTGAGAATGTGGGCGAGAAAAAACTGCTGCTCAAGTTCGCTAAGCTGGAGAAGATTTAA